The Lactuca sativa cultivar Salinas chromosome 2, Lsat_Salinas_v11, whole genome shotgun sequence genome includes the window TTTGTAACTTTAGATACTAATAAGGCTAGTAATATAGACCGATTAAACTGGTTGTATAATAGATCAAAACATATAATTTTGAACATGTCCAACactttaagaaaattttgaaccTATGGCCAGATATAAAACTAAATCCATATCAACCATTCAATAATAACGATCAACATATTAAAATAACATCAATCAATACTAATGCCATGTTGAATCAAATTTACCTAAtgtttttactttttataaaACACCACATCTCTTCACTCATACAAACACCACCATATCACCCCTCCAACAAACATTTATTgctaaaacaaacatttaaataGTTTCATCCAttgcataacacataacacatgttcCCTGGCTCATTATTAAACTTCAACTACTACATGTCATATCCTCTCTCTTCATGGCTCAACAAACACATGTCAACAAGCCATTCAACAACCTACAACATTTATACAACAGATCCTAACAAACAGGTGTCAGTAAACATCACTACTACTAGTACTAGTACTACATTCATAAAATTACAAGCCAAAAGATGTTGCTAAAAAGGTACTGGCTCTGGCTCTGGCTCTGGTTCTGGTTCTGGTTCCGGTTCTAGGGCTTGAACATGTGACGGTCCATTGGTATCGGCCCCGGCTATTAGAGCTTCGAGCTCTTGCAATGCTTGTAATGCAACGGAACCGTAGTTGGGATCGATGCATGGCTTGACCGCGATTGCGAATTGCTTCACTTTTGATTGCTGATAATGGTTGGTTCAATGTAAGTTATATGAAAAATATgtttgaataaataaataaatggggAGATTCCATAAAGGTTTAGTGGAAAATGTAGTATTGTTAAAGTTTGGTTGGGAAATTTCATTAAAGTGACTTTGACAAATGACAAAATTTTCTATTGTAAAtgagagttttttttttcttttttcaaagaAACCATTGTTAAGAGAGTTCAAAGCTTTATGAGGTacagtatttttaaaaaaaaatcaaagtcttaatggttaaataaaaaatatattctttAGTTGATTAAACGAAAAGGGAAATTTTCAATAACGTCCCAATATTTTGGACCGGTTTACGGTTTAATCTCAAATTAATTTTTGTTTACAAAGAAAGACAGATTACAAGCTAAAACTTCGGAAATTTAGCAGGTATCCCGACTTTTTTCGTTAATTAGTCAAAATAttcaaaatattgagacttttctgaAAATTACGTTATATTTTATCAATAACCAAAATTAGTTCAAGAATAATCTTCAGAAAAGTTTCAATATTTTAGTTATTggtaaaagataacataataatATAGATTAGTTCATAATCTtcagaaaagtctcaatatttcgATTATTGGTAAAAGTAACATAATCTTTAaaaaaaatcctaatattttgaCAAATTAACGAAAAAAGACAGATTACTGACTAAATTTGCGAAACTGGCCAAAAAGGATCATTCGGAAGTTTCAGCAAGTAatctgtcttttttttttttttttttttttgtaaacaatCATTAATTTGGGATTAAACCATAAACTGATCCAAAATATTAAAACTTTATTGGAGATTTCCCAACCGAAAAAAATTCAAACTACAATGATTTTTATAGAATTTGGCCTTATTACTTTTGGTGATAATTGTTTGTAATCATATTTAATAGGTCAATATATAGAAAAAACACTTGGGATTTTCAGCATGTTATTGATTTAATCCCGTAACTGTTTCATGTAGTCACTAAACCTTTATACTTTTCTTTAAACATTAGAAAATAAGCATTTTTCCCAATTAAGCGTGCTTATCAAAAAATGCTTATTTTCTAATTATACTTTCctttaaacattaaaaaataagCATTTTTTGTATCAATGCAATATACAAAAAATAACAGCGTGCTTAACCCATTTCATCAATTTCACTGCTAAATATTATTTTTTCAATCAATTTAGCCAACTTATCTTAGCTTATAAGCTCTTTAAGATAGTTGACTTATAAGCTAGTTAAGCTAGTTTTTTGATAAGCTAAGTTATTATCTTTTATTGATAAGCTACATTAGATAGCTTATTTACTTACAAGCTAAATACAGTGAGAAAAAATTTGGTAATCAACTTACAAGAAGGTCGTATTTAGTCTTCAATTCTTGATAAACCACAAGCTGTCGTGGATCCGTCACTATCACCGCCGTTCCACGTCCAACCTGCACACCAGAAACCACATCATAACCAAGTAATCAATCAGAAACAGAACaaaaaagaagaacaagaagaagatgGAATCATGGAGATGCAAATGGAAAATCAATTACATTGCTAGGCTTGTTGAGAGGTTTTCCGGTCAATCTCCCAAACCTACTGACATAAGGCCGACCGGATCTTCTACTCTCAACAACACCACCATTAACACCGCCAACATTTAGTCTTCCAGCCCTCTTCGGCCTTCTTCTTGGCGCCAACACATTTCCAGACAATGGCACAGTCACCGGCCCTATTCCAATCCTCCTCGGTCTACCAACGCCCTTCTTCACTTTCGGTGGACGACCACGCCCCTTTTTAGCCGCTGTGTTTTCAGTCGGTGGTGGCGGTGGTACCGATGGAACTGCACCACCGTCGTCGCCCAATCCTAGTGAAGCAAAAAGAGGCTCCGACCCCGCTGTAGCATTAGCATTCCCTTGAAAATCCGAACCGGAGCCATGGTTAACGGGAAGATCTTCGCCGACATCGACATCGTATTGATATTGAGGTTGATAAGACAGAGGAGGAGGAGCTGCATCATATGGTTGTACATTCGGCATCTGAGTTTGTACCCCTATTCCCGAATCAGATCTATTTTTCGGAGGACGACCGACTTTCCTTTTCGTTGAACCAGGAGGAGGTGAAATTGTAGGAGCATTTACATCGGTAGCATGATTAACATCACCAGTTTCAGTATAACCGAATGTTGAATGATAATCGGTGGATGTAGGAGGTTGAAATTGATCAGATCTGGGAGGAAACATGTAAGAGTATTTGACCATTATGAGCTGACCCTCGTTCCTCAAACGTTTCAGATGGTGAGTCAACAAGATTGAGTGAGTTGGAGGTAAATTCTTGTACTCTTTCTCTATGTATTTAGATATCGCTTGTTTACTAGATCCATCTTTATCCTTTAGAGCAGTAATTGCCTCTATTATCATCTGTTCAAAACCGAAACAAATTCATAAAATAGTTTAAGCAACTGTTCAAGAAGATGCATCAGAGAGAGAGAATTCTTACCTCGGTGTAAGGAGGGTGGGTTTGGGTAGGACGCAGCGTCGGAGGAGGGTCGGAGACGTGATCGGCGAGGTGGGTGGTCATCGGCGGTATATCCGTCATAGGGTCCATAGAGAGAGACTGATAAGGGAAGGGAAATGGAAAGGGTTTTGTGATGATTTTTAAGTCCTCTTGGGGATTATAATCATTATATGTCACTTTTTAtgagaaattttttaagaaattgTTTCCAGGGatgtttggttttgtgtttaaAAGAAGTCAATAAACAATTAAACATTGGATAAAGGAAATACTAGTTTTTTTTAAGATATTTTTTTCTCACCTGTAGATTTTTCCAAGaagttgcttttttttttttaattaatttgaaactttttataacttttaacttttttatataaaaatctatactaataaatgaAACTGTCATTACCTTAtttatttggacacatgacattttaatagatttttagaatttatttatttccACATGTAATTTTCTAATTTGTTCACATATCATAACTTATTTCAGTTACAATATTGAGAGAAATAAATGTTTCCTTGAAAAAGAATGATATATTATAATGTAATAAATGTCATAAATAATGAGAGCTCTAAAattaatattgatattaaatattgatattaaatttaatgtttgaatgttgatattaaatttttatttttaataaactcgtgtaGTACACAGGCCTTAACGGGCCTTACACCTAGTAGAGTAACAAATGAAGCCTATATTCTCTTTTCCCTTTTTTGGGGTAATTTTACAACTATAATTAGTTTTAtcaaaaaattggaaaaaaaaaaaacttatcacTTATAGCTTTTTATATCAAATAAACTAATTCTAATATATTTCTTTTACAAAAGTTTATTTTGTTACCATATAAGTTAACAagtatttttattaaaagaaattattttaaaacacaaaaccaaacaccCCTTTAATAGAAACTAGGTGGAAACCCCGCTACGCGGGATGTGGATTTGTTCATAATTTTGGTCGTCTTCTCATCGGTTATATGTGTTTgtgtgttggtgattttagtgtcaccatgtcattttaagtaactggaactaacatgtaagctaaggggcttcataatttgtactctaatatatgtacaGAGTTGTGCGGAGTGCACACATGTATAAGATAGAATTAGAAGTCGGTTCGACAACTAGTCGGGGGtctgggggcagcgcccctgggtccggggtttccataggggcagcgcccctagcggggtccaaggggcagagcctcTGGCTGGAGTCCCACTGTCACGTCAGCGGGTGGGTCGAGGGGCAGCgccctaaatcctcattaaatttcttgagggtgattgtggtaaaactaacgaaactcgttagttttggtaaccctaaatcctcattaaatttGGATTAACATTATTTGCTTCCAAAGTAACTAATGACggccaaccctaatgaaaccctaatcttgtttaatatataaacaactcttcctCTACAAAAGGGGTTATGATCTTAAGCTCTCGTTTTTTATCATACTTTCACAGAATCCTCTAGCATATTGGCTTACGTTTTTTGTGCCTAGAAAcgtaagtgtccacttggattatcctaggctgaatttcttgtaacccagacatatggtagaaatatcagttcgaaaagtgatatcacgatccaagttggtatccagatctctaccacaaaccctaaatttccctACATTGTGTAGCGGAGAGGTAGCAATATTGTAAAAAACGGAAAGTtataattatacacataatagaaAAGGTGTAGCTTTTGTGTTAAAGTATAGTACATTGCATTATAAAGACATAATAGTCAAAGTGAAATGTCAACGAAATATTTGCCTTTCAGTAGGTCAAAGTCTATGAAATCCATAAACATCTTCAACTCTTGTTTGTAATCTCTACAAAGTGAAAAATATAATGCAGTAAAAATGCATTCATATAACTTTATGTTTCGGACTGGTGAAAGACATAGACATGggagggggtattttggtaagcTATTCACCAAGCATGACAACACATATCAATAATCTAAACATTGAAATTTTTTCATCTTACCTGTAACATGGAACTCAATGCGCTCAAATATTGTTTTCAAACAATGGCGATTTTGGCCCATAATGAATTAATTTTCTAGCATAAAAAGAAACATCGGAGAATATTACCACGAATATAATCTGATCGTCTTTTACATATTAGAAAGTTTAATTACATATATACCTGCTTGTTGGGATCTTCTTGAAACGAAATTATAGTCGTACAATGTTGTCAATGCAATCGTCTGTAACTTAATCAAAATAACATAAATTCGACAAACATTAAAAGAGTATAGAAAAGCTAATATGATATGTAACAAACACCAGTAGCTCTCATGTTTTTGCAAACACTGTTTCAATACTTGGAACCTAAATCAGAAATAAGGTTGAAAAGTTTTGGAAATGAATGTATTTTTGAAGTACTTGTAAAGCAAGACATCGATTGTCAAGAGCCTGAAACGAATTTTGTCACGAAGTTATAAGTTAtaacaaatgaaaaataaattgtttaaaaATAAATAGACAATGATGAGCGAAGAAGTGAAACTCTGGAATGGAATTGTCAAAATAATAGAAATATGATGGAATTATAACATGTCACGCATTTGGTCAGCATGAAATAGATTAGAATTCAATAATAAAGATTAATGCTTTTAAGTTTTTGGTTATATCTAAATACTCTTCGTTTGCTGTAAAAATATATAATTGAATTTTTTTGCATTTATAAATCAATGGTATTTTGGTCTTTAAAATAAAAAGGGAAGTAAGGAACTTAATTTCTTCTACCCTCCCCTCGGTATGGTGAAACCCATCAAAATTTCAATTTAAAGAATTCCAATCGAGTTGAATTCCATCCATTTGGAAACCAAATACCCTATGGAATGTAATCAGAAATTCCAATTCCACTAGATCCGAAAAGCAAACACGCCCTGAGGATTTCTCAAGTGGAAGTATGATTCACATGTGGCCTGACTGAAACGAACCAACAATGGGAACCCAAATACAGAATGTGCGTGATATTTTAACCAATCTTTAGTCTGAGGATAGAGAGTATATGTGTTCTTTTCAACCAGAAACTCAAAAGACGGGAATCTGGTAGAGAGCTTAACTTTATACTTTTAGGGTCTCGTATTGTATCAATATAAACCTGTAATTACAATGATTAGTTTTCATGAAAGTTACTGACAGTTAAATTTTAACTACATAGGTGTATACCTTGGTTAGATGATACCCCATGTCCAGTATAATGTTGACCAGGCCCATGGTAGACTCAGATGATGATATCAGATCTCAAGATGGGTCTAATGTTGGAGAGGGtgataataaaataatttattatgtTAAGGAGGTGGAAGAGGAGAACAAAAGTGATGATGATATTAAGGTTGTTTTCATAGAATCACCTCCAAAGAATAAGTCCATAAAAGGTTCAAAAACAGGCTTATGTTATTCCTTGGTGGTGTTACATCTAGAGGAGGATATACATCAACAAAAAGAATGTCCAGAAAAGTGATCTTGCAACATAATAAGGTTTAGCATGAAATGGAAAAAAATGGCCTTGATATGAAAGAACATCAAGTGGGATCAGATTCGAAATCATTATCTAAGTCTCTAGGTTTTGGTGGGAAAAGATTCACCAATGAACATAGTGATGTTATGTCCTCTTCTCGAATGGTTTATAAAAAAGgtcttttgttttgtcatttgCGAAAGCTTCTAGTTTTAAAAGAAACCAAAATTATCAATTTATGAATTTCGGTTTTCTTGAATACGAAAGAAAGTCTATACTGGATGAtgcaaaaaaatatttaattgttGCCAAAACATTGGGTCACGATATGACTAGAACAAAATTTGAAACGCAAAATCTTTTAG containing:
- the LOC111882658 gene encoding uncharacterized protein LOC111882658, whose translation is MDPMTDIPPMTTHLADHVSDPPPTLRPTQTHPPYTEMIIEAITALKDKDGSSKQAISKYIEKEYKNLPPTHSILLTHHLKRLRNEGQLIMVKYSYMFPPRSDQFQPPTSTDYHSTFGYTETGDVNHATDVNAPTISPPPGSTKRKVGRPPKNRSDSGIGVQTQMPNVQPYDAAPPPLSYQPQYQYDVDVGEDLPVNHGSGSDFQGNANATAGSEPLFASLGLGDDGGAVPSVPPPPPTENTAAKKGRGRPPKVKKGVGRPRRIGIGPVTVPLSGNVLAPRRRPKRAGRLNVGGVNGGVVESRRSGRPYVSRFGRLTGKPLNKPSNVGRGTAVIVTDPRQLVVYQELKTKYDLLQSKVKQFAIAVKPCIDPNYGSVALQALQELEALIAGADTNGPSHVQALEPEPEPEPEPEPEPVPF